The Puniceicoccus vermicola DNA window TCATGCCTGGAGCTGCACCCCGTCTTATTTTATTCGCCGCGATGCGGTTCGTTGACAGGGCTCTGCCCAGAGGACCGTTTCTAGTGGTTCATCGCACTCTTGCTGTCTCCTTTTCCCAGCGTTGATGAGTGCTGTATCTTTATGAATACAAGCGACCTGAAAGTTGATAGCGCTCCTGACGGAAAATGGTGGAAAGATGTAGTCGTCTACCAAATTTACCCTCGTAGCTTTATGGATAGTAATGGCGATGGGATCGGTGATTTGCCCGGTATTACCTCCCGCCTTGATTACCTCCGTGATTTGGGCGTCGACGTACTCTGGCTCTCGCCTGTCTACGATTCACCCAACGTAGACAACGGATATGATATCGCTGATTATCGGGCGATTATGAAAGAGTTTGGCACAATGGAGGATTTTGATGCCATGCTTGATTCGATCCATTCCCGCGGGATGAGGCTCATCATGGATCTGGTAGTGAATCACACCAGTGATCAACACCGCTGGTTCCAGGAAGCTCGATCCTCTCGGGACAATCCCTTCCGAGACTATTATATTTGGCGCGACCCGGCTCCCGATGGCGCGCCCCCGAATAACTGGAAGGCGGAATTTGAAGGGCCTGCCTGGACTCTGGATGAGAAGACTGGACAATACTACCTCCACCTTTTTGCCCCTCAGCAGCCCGACCTGAATTGGGAGAATGCCGCGCTTCGTCGAGAGGTGTTCGATATGATGCGATGGTGGTTCGAGAAAGGAATCGACGGATTTCGTATGGACGTCATCAATCGTATTGCCAAGGCACCGGGATTGCCGAATGCGCCTCTTCCGGAGGATAGCGTTCCCGGAACTTTGGTTCGCCCCGGTGCGTTGGCCATAGGGCATGAGAACGTGCATCCATTCTTGCAGGAAATGCGTCGAGAGGTTCTCGACCATTTTGATGTTTTAACCGTAGGAGAGTGTCACAGGGTCGACCATGAAACCGGTCCCCTGTACGTGAATCGAGACCGTCGAGAACTGGATAGCATATTTCAGTTCGATATCATGTGGTATTTTCAGAATGGCTACATAGGGGAGGGCTTTCGTCGTATTGAAGCCTGGTATGAGAATTGTGGTGAATGCGGTTGGACAACCATAACCTTTAATAATCACGATTCACGTCGTCAGGTATCCGCACTGGGCGATGATGGAGCCTGGCGAAAGGAGAGTGCAACTTGTATAGCAGCCCTTCTTCTCTGCGCCCCGGGAACGCCTTACATGCTTCAGGGTGAGGAAATTGGAATGACCGATGTGCGTTTTTCATCGATTGATGATTACAACGATATCTCAACGGTAAACCGATATAAAGAGCTCCGTGCGAGTGGCTTACCGCCATCCGACGCCCTGAGAGAGGTGCAGACGACGAGTCGTGATAACGGACGGACGCCTATGCAATGGGACAGTGTTCCGGGTGGCGGTTTCGCGACCGGCGTGCCCTGGCTCAAGCTCAATCCGAACCATACCACGATCAACGTAAAGGAGGCCCTCAGTGATCCCGGGTCGGTGTTGAATTGGTATCGAAAGTTGTTGGCTTTGCGCCGCCAAATCCCGGCACTTCGCCGCGGTCACTTTCGGTTGTTGGAAACGGGAGTAGAAAATGTGTACGCGTTTCGTCGGAAGCTTGAGGACACTTCGGTTGCCGTTCTTTTCAATTGGAAGGGGACCGAAACCATACTGCCCTCAGAAGCGTTCAGGATTCTCTCATCGGAATCTTTCGTATCGAATGTCGTTGGTGGCGACACAGGCAAGCTTCTCCCTTGGGAGGTTCGAATCTATCTGGAAAAGGGCACTGATCGGGGTTGCTTTTCTTCGTAAGCATCAAACGAAAGCGTCCACGAATGCTTCAATAGTCACCGGTTCTTAGTATCATGGGGATTCTGACGTTTGTGACGGATTCACCCGCATGCTGTTGATCAAGTTTGGCGATGAGTTCACGGGCGAGCTCTTCGCCGTTGAATACAACGGAATCGACCGGAATCGGGCAGAGTAGGCCAACCCCTTTGTTGCGATGGATGACGATTTTGAGTTCTTCCGGGACGTCGATCTGCAACTCTTTGATCGCCATGCATACTCCGGGCACCATGTTGTCGGGAAATATGAGGATACCTTCGGGTTTGCGGGGCTGTTTCCACAATCGGTGGAATGCGTGGTATCCGATTTCATCACGAGGGCCTTGTAGGTATTGTTCGTCCTCGATTGAGGCAGGTGTAATGGGTTCGAGATCAAGGGAGCGAGCGATTTTATCGAAGGACTCGTTTACCGACGAAGTGGACTCTAGAGGACCGGGGAGATTTGCGACGGTATGAGCACCTCTCTTCTTAAGTTGTTGAAGAGCTTGCCTGCACAAGTCGTCAAAATCGAAGTGAACGGCCTGGGTGTGGTCTTTTGGCGTCATCATTGACGTGGGCACTCCGAGTTGAGGGAGCCAGCTGATATGGTCAGAAGATAGCATGGCTCCGATTACCGCTTGAATCTCGTTGTTCTGAATGGCCCGGACCAGTTTTGGGAAAGGCTTGCTTTGTTCGCTGCGGTGTCGGTTGTCCATAATCAGATGGACTTCGATTCCTCGACTCTCGAGTTGTTGGTACAATTGGGTGCAGAGAGCCTGGAAAAACGCACCACCTGTGGAAAGGAGAGTGCCGAAATACAGGCCGACGGAGGTGAGTCGGATTTTGTTGCCGAGGACGAAGGTCCCCCGCCAGGGAATCCGCTCGATCAGGCCCTCCCTTGCGAGTGGCGCAAGGGCTTCCTGAATCGAAAAGACGCTTGTGCCGATATCGTTGGCCAAGTCGCGCACTGCCGGGAGTCGGGAACCAACGGGAAGGTCTCCGGATAGAATGAGGCCGCGAACCTGCTCGGTGACTTGGCGGTAGGTCGGCTCATTGGCATCGATTTTGATTTTGCTGGCCGGATGGTCTTTCATTGATTCTGGTGACAGTAGTTTTTAGGCAGTAATGATTACTATGCCAGAAAAAATTCTTCGATTGGAGCGATTCGGTAGAATAAAAAATCTATAAAATACTGAAAACTAGAAAGATAATCATAATATGGATGAGAGTATGTTTCGTTCGAAGATAATGTGAGAATTGGTCTTTACAGGATCCGCGCAAACTGTAAGGCTTACTATGCGTTGGAGGTTTTGCTCCAGCTGTAACGTATGAAAAATTTTCTCTTCAGCGATAACTCCATAGCCCATTTATCCCTGATAAATGGTTCTCGCACCATCGATCCGGTTCGCGTCGTGCAGGTTGGGGTGGAGAATTTTGGCCGACATCGCAGGAACACGCTCCGAGAGAGTGGACTGTTTCGGCTGGAAGCCGTCTATGATTGGGATCAGGAGGCTTGCCGTTTGGCAGGTCGGGAAGAGGGTTGTTCGGTTGCTAATAGCTATGAGGAGCTGTTGGAGACGGCTGGAGTCGAGGCAGTCGTGATTTCAACAGGTGCTTTGCATCACGCGGCTCAAATTGAGTCGGCTGCACGCAAAGGGCTACATGTTTTCGTGGAGAAGCCGGTCTGTGCCACTCCGGAAGAAGCGGATGGGTTGCTCCAACTGGAGAAAGAAACTGGAGTGATTATCGGTGTGGGTCATGTCGCTCACTATTCGAGTGAGATGTCATTGGTCACGAAGAGAATGATCGAATCGGGTGAGTTGGGCACGATTGCATCCTTCCAGAAAACGACCGCTGACCATGGAGGGCTTACGATTCGACCGGGCGACTGGAGAGGGGATCCAGAGAAGAATCCAGGAGGCATTTTGTTTCAATGCGGCGTCCATGGATTTCATGAATTGATGTTCTATTTTGGACCTGTGCGTGAAGTCTATGCAACGATGCGGTACGATGTACATACGACACAAACCGCCGATGTAGCCATCTGCCATCTGAAGTTTGAATCCGGGCTGGTAGGAACTCTGAGTGCCTTTCATGTTACCCCTTACAAGCATTCCCTTCAGATTTACGGCACGGGTGCCAATCTCTATCGGGAGGACCGCTTTTTCGATGAAGGCTCTGTTTTGCAAATGCAGAAGGCACGGATGGATGGAGGCAAGGAACCCGTTGAAGAAGTATCGGTGCCGGCCGGCAGCGAGGTGTCGGGCAATTTAGTAAATTTTTTCCGAGCAATTCGGGAATCCACGCCGGTTTACCCCTCTCTGCGGGATGGTTTGAGCGCACTGCGGATCGTATTCGCCGCCGAGCAATCCGCGCGTACCGGTATGCCGGTGGTTCTCGGAGATGGATGACTCAGAACCTTTCATCGACCTCCGCCTAGCCCAGTTAAAAGAAGCCATCCAGGACATCCACAATCAAAATCCCACTCCATCATCTCATGCTTTTCCGATTCCTCACTTCGTTGTCTCTCTGTCTCACGCTCACTCCGGCTTTTGCCCAGTTAACGATCCCTTATTTTCTCGAAAAGGACAGCCGGGTGTCCCTGGCGATCTACGACTCTGAGGGAAAAATGGTGCGCACTCTGCGGAATGCGGACCCGCAACCAGCCGGCGCGAACACCGTTTTCTGGGATGGGCTCGACCCCGATGGCCACGCCGTCCCGGCGGGCGACTACACTTGGAAACTCCTTTCCACCCAGGGCATGAAGGCCGAGTTCCTCGTAAATCTCGGCGTCAGCACCGGAATCGATTTCTGGGTCGGCCAGCACGGCGGTCCCGCCTGTCTCGCCGTCGATGGAGATTCTTTCTACGTCGCCGGGAAACCGGAAGGCGTCCCGATGCTGATCAAAGCAAAATTGTCCGGCGGCAGTGAATACTTCATCGACCAGTTAGAAACCACGGCTCCCGAAGCAATCTGCGTCGATAACGGCAAAGTCCACGCCCTGCTCTCCAGCGGCATGCTCTACACGCTCGATGCCGCCACAGGTGAGAAGATCCTGCGAAAAGGCCTGCCTTATCCTGGAGGCGCTCCTCTCGTCCTGCCCGTCCGTGAACTCGAACCCATCCCTCCGACGGTTGGAGAAAAATCGGTACGGATTCCCGCAGGCCCCGGACGTTATCTGCTCAGCCTAAAAATCGGACAAGCCAACGCCGACAACGCACCCTTTACAATGGATGGAGATTTTCGGAAAAACCAGTTTCCAACCACTCTCGCCGGTGAATTCGAAACGATCGTCTCGCCTCCTCAATACCGAACCTTTAACCCTCTCCCCACTCCTGAAAGCGGCGTGTTTGAACAAACGTTCCGCTCATTGTCCAAAAATTCTCAACCTTGGGCTGTCGCCGACATGAAACTGCTCACGGTCCCTGACTTCATCGACGCCCGTTTTGGCGAGCTGATTGCCTGCTACCCAGCCTTGGGTACCGTCGCTTGGATCGACCCGGTCAGCGCAGATATTCTCGCAACCGCCCAACTGCCTGAAGGCAAAACGGGCCGTGCTGTCTTGGTTGCCCCCGGAACGGCTCTCGTCGCCAGCGGCAACGAGTTGATTTCCCTCACCCGGGATGGCCAAAGCGAAGTCAAGGCCACTGGACTGACCGACGTGACCGCCCTCGCCTTCGATCCCTCGAATGGCGGATTTTGGGTCGCCGACGGCGGTACCAGCCAGCAGGTCAAATTTTTTGATTCCGACTTCAAGCTCCAAAAAACTTTCGGCCGCGAAGGCGGTCGCCAAACGGGAATTTATCATCCGGAGAATTTCCTCCAGATCTCCGCCATTGCAGCCGATGGAAAGGGAGGGTTTCTCATCACCGAATCCAAGTCCGCGCCCCGCCGCACAGTCCATTTCAGCGCCGACGGGGAAATCCTCAGGGAATGGCTGGGGGGTCAACAGTTCTACACTTTTGCCGCACCCGACCCTGAAAACCCCGACATTCTCTGGATGGATTCCTCTTGGGGCTGGATCATGCAGGTCCAGGTAGACTGGGACCAACGCACTTGGAAAGTTCTCGCTACCTATGAATGGGGCGAAGGCTATTCTTCCGATTTTGTGAACCCTCGAAAGATGGCTCAGCGTCACACCGTCAAACGGCTCGACCTCGATCATGACGGCAAGAACGAGACCTATCTCTACGGCGGAAACATGGGCTTGCTCAAAGTGGACGAAGCCGCCGGGAAACTTCGCCTAGTCAGCGTGCTCGACATCGTCCGTCCCACCGAAAACCTCGAGGAGTGGCGGAAGACGTCCGTCGAAGATCTTCCCAAACCATGGCTGGAGGCCATCGCGCTGGCGGGGGATGATCCCGAGACCAACTTTTCGCTCTATCGCAGCTACGGATGGGCCGATGCCAATGGCGACTACGAAATGCAAGCGAACGAATTCCGGCTCGCCAGACGGAAGAAAGACGAGCGGGATCAGCGAGGCAGCTTCGGTATTCTTGACGACTTGAGCGTGCTCAAACGCGGCTCCCGTACCCAAAATCGCAATGAACCGACTCCGTTTTGGACCCGTTATCCGCTGCAGGGCTACACCGCCAGCGGCTCTCCGATCTGGGATTGGGCTATCTCCGAGCCCCTTTTGCCCCCGACCGCGTCAACCGACATTGAGCGCGCCCGCGCTGTTTTCGTCGCTCCTTCAGGCGATATCTATCAACTCATCCAAGGTCTCGGTGATGGGTATTATTCCATCGGCACCTACAATCTCGGACACGGCAGTTTCTGGCCCGCCAACAAGTCCTCTGCGGTTGGCGTACAAAAATGGAACCCCGAAGGTGAACTCCTCTGGCAAGTCGCCCCCCTCGCTTCCCGCCAAGAAAGGGTGCCGGGCAAAATGCAACACCCGCTCCGCTTTGCCGGCATGGTCAATGGTACCATCGGTGTCTGCGATAAGGTGGTGAACCCTGTCGAATTCTGGACCGAGGACGGACTCTATGCCGGAGGACTTTTTGATCGGCGTGCCGACGATGGATTGCCCATTCGGGTGTATTCGTGGTGGATCGGCGGAACCAGAGGTTACGAAGCCGATACCGGTCAGGCGTTGCTTCAATACGACATGAATCTTGGCGGCTCCCTGATCGAACGGGAAAATGGGGAGGTGATCTTTGTGGGGTCAGGCTGGAACAGTTGCCCGGCCTACCGCGTCACGGGCTGGGACAACTTTGAACGTCAGGAAGGCACTCTGAAAATCTCCGCTCCGGCCGGTCAGCTCGCCGCTCAAGACGGGATCGGACTCCGCGCGGAATTTTTTGCCAGTGAAACCGGAAATGAGCAGCCCGTGCTGGAAACCGTCTCTCCGCGCCTCTGGTTTGAACCCAACCGGGCTGAGAAAAGGAGGATGCCGGAAGTGCTTTGGCCGGAAAAACTCACTGCCTCGATTCCCCAGAACGAGGATTTTACCGCCCGCTGGAGCGGATATCTCGAACCTCGATTTACGGAAGACTACACTCTCGCCCTCTATAAGAAGGAGGGCATCGCTCGCGTCTGGATCGACGGCGAACTCGTAGTGGAGACCACTGACTCACCGAGGGATAAAAAAGCGTTTTCCCAACCCATCCCGTTCCGAGCCGGAAAAAAGGTTCCGATACGAGTGGAATGGAAAGGCACCCCCGCCGACGAGCTGCACCTGAGCTGGGAAAGCCTCAGCCAACCCATCGAGCACGTTCCCTCCAGCGCTCTCTATACTGAAAAGTAGAGTAGCACAGCGAGATCTCGATCTGAACCACTCGCTTCAGTAGTCTCCGATTCTTAGGATCATGGGGATTCTGACGTTCCTGGCAGATTTGCGGCGGTAGGGAAGCCTCTTTTTTAAGATGTTGAAGCGCTTGCCAGCACAAGTCGTCGAGGTTGAAGTAAACGGTCTTTGTGAGGGTCTTTCATGGGTTCTGATAACCAAGTTTCAGGATAGTAATGATTACAATGTGTGACGAAAAATTTGTTTTTGGCGCTGTTCTTTGGCAATTGATAAAAACCTGAATAATAGATATATATATAAATATATATGGGAGATGTTTCAGTTTTGAGAGGAGGTGAGAATTAAGCTTT harbors:
- a CDS encoding PA14 domain-containing protein; this translates as MLFRFLTSLSLCLTLTPAFAQLTIPYFLEKDSRVSLAIYDSEGKMVRTLRNADPQPAGANTVFWDGLDPDGHAVPAGDYTWKLLSTQGMKAEFLVNLGVSTGIDFWVGQHGGPACLAVDGDSFYVAGKPEGVPMLIKAKLSGGSEYFIDQLETTAPEAICVDNGKVHALLSSGMLYTLDAATGEKILRKGLPYPGGAPLVLPVRELEPIPPTVGEKSVRIPAGPGRYLLSLKIGQANADNAPFTMDGDFRKNQFPTTLAGEFETIVSPPQYRTFNPLPTPESGVFEQTFRSLSKNSQPWAVADMKLLTVPDFIDARFGELIACYPALGTVAWIDPVSADILATAQLPEGKTGRAVLVAPGTALVASGNELISLTRDGQSEVKATGLTDVTALAFDPSNGGFWVADGGTSQQVKFFDSDFKLQKTFGREGGRQTGIYHPENFLQISAIAADGKGGFLITESKSAPRRTVHFSADGEILREWLGGQQFYTFAAPDPENPDILWMDSSWGWIMQVQVDWDQRTWKVLATYEWGEGYSSDFVNPRKMAQRHTVKRLDLDHDGKNETYLYGGNMGLLKVDEAAGKLRLVSVLDIVRPTENLEEWRKTSVEDLPKPWLEAIALAGDDPETNFSLYRSYGWADANGDYEMQANEFRLARRKKDERDQRGSFGILDDLSVLKRGSRTQNRNEPTPFWTRYPLQGYTASGSPIWDWAISEPLLPPTASTDIERARAVFVAPSGDIYQLIQGLGDGYYSIGTYNLGHGSFWPANKSSAVGVQKWNPEGELLWQVAPLASRQERVPGKMQHPLRFAGMVNGTIGVCDKVVNPVEFWTEDGLYAGGLFDRRADDGLPIRVYSWWIGGTRGYEADTGQALLQYDMNLGGSLIERENGEVIFVGSGWNSCPAYRVTGWDNFERQEGTLKISAPAGQLAAQDGIGLRAEFFASETGNEQPVLETVSPRLWFEPNRAEKRRMPEVLWPEKLTASIPQNEDFTARWSGYLEPRFTEDYTLALYKKEGIARVWIDGELVVETTDSPRDKKAFSQPIPFRAGKKVPIRVEWKGTPADELHLSWESLSQPIEHVPSSALYTEK
- a CDS encoding alpha-glucosidase; this encodes MNTSDLKVDSAPDGKWWKDVVVYQIYPRSFMDSNGDGIGDLPGITSRLDYLRDLGVDVLWLSPVYDSPNVDNGYDIADYRAIMKEFGTMEDFDAMLDSIHSRGMRLIMDLVVNHTSDQHRWFQEARSSRDNPFRDYYIWRDPAPDGAPPNNWKAEFEGPAWTLDEKTGQYYLHLFAPQQPDLNWENAALRREVFDMMRWWFEKGIDGFRMDVINRIAKAPGLPNAPLPEDSVPGTLVRPGALAIGHENVHPFLQEMRREVLDHFDVLTVGECHRVDHETGPLYVNRDRRELDSIFQFDIMWYFQNGYIGEGFRRIEAWYENCGECGWTTITFNNHDSRRQVSALGDDGAWRKESATCIAALLLCAPGTPYMLQGEEIGMTDVRFSSIDDYNDISTVNRYKELRASGLPPSDALREVQTTSRDNGRTPMQWDSVPGGGFATGVPWLKLNPNHTTINVKEALSDPGSVLNWYRKLLALRRQIPALRRGHFRLLETGVENVYAFRRKLEDTSVAVLFNWKGTETILPSEAFRILSSESFVSNVVGGDTGKLLPWEVRIYLEKGTDRGCFSS
- a CDS encoding GntR family transcriptional regulator codes for the protein MKDHPASKIKIDANEPTYRQVTEQVRGLILSGDLPVGSRLPAVRDLANDIGTSVFSIQEALAPLAREGLIERIPWRGTFVLGNKIRLTSVGLYFGTLLSTGGAFFQALCTQLYQQLESRGIEVHLIMDNRHRSEQSKPFPKLVRAIQNNEIQAVIGAMLSSDHISWLPQLGVPTSMMTPKDHTQAVHFDFDDLCRQALQQLKKRGAHTVANLPGPLESTSSVNESFDKIARSLDLEPITPASIEDEQYLQGPRDEIGYHAFHRLWKQPRKPEGILIFPDNMVPGVCMAIKELQIDVPEELKIVIHRNKGVGLLCPIPVDSVVFNGEELARELIAKLDQQHAGESVTNVRIPMILRTGDY
- a CDS encoding Gfo/Idh/MocA family protein encodes the protein MKNFLFSDNSIAHLSLINGSRTIDPVRVVQVGVENFGRHRRNTLRESGLFRLEAVYDWDQEACRLAGREEGCSVANSYEELLETAGVEAVVISTGALHHAAQIESAARKGLHVFVEKPVCATPEEADGLLQLEKETGVIIGVGHVAHYSSEMSLVTKRMIESGELGTIASFQKTTADHGGLTIRPGDWRGDPEKNPGGILFQCGVHGFHELMFYFGPVREVYATMRYDVHTTQTADVAICHLKFESGLVGTLSAFHVTPYKHSLQIYGTGANLYREDRFFDEGSVLQMQKARMDGGKEPVEEVSVPAGSEVSGNLVNFFRAIRESTPVYPSLRDGLSALRIVFAAEQSARTGMPVVLGDG